A stretch of the Psychroserpens sp. Hel_I_66 genome encodes the following:
- the xerA gene encoding site-specific tyrosine recombinase/integron integrase, which produces MNWQNAINDYKYYLKIERGLSKNTISNYELDVEKLTNYLELHAISVSPVAIDHEVVQAFIYDASKQLNARSQSRLISGLRSFFSYLVFEDYRKTNPIDHIESPKIGRKLPDTLSIKDIDSLINAIDLSKEYNGVRIGERNRVILETLYSCGLRVSELIDLKISDLFFDEGFIKVTGKGDKQRFVPIGLNTQKYINIWKDIRSHIDVYPEHKDTLFLNNRGKKLTRAMIFTIIKNLAKDINLGKIISPHTFRHSFATHLLENGADLRSIQLMLGHESITTTEIYMHIDRSHLKDVLLNHHPRK; this is translated from the coding sequence ATGAATTGGCAAAATGCTATTAACGATTATAAATATTATCTCAAAATAGAAAGAGGTCTATCTAAAAACACTATTTCAAATTATGAATTAGATGTAGAAAAACTCACCAACTATCTGGAGCTTCATGCTATTTCGGTCTCACCAGTAGCGATTGACCACGAAGTCGTTCAAGCATTCATTTATGACGCTTCAAAACAATTAAATGCTCGTTCGCAGTCACGATTAATCTCTGGTTTGAGAAGTTTTTTTAGCTATTTGGTTTTTGAGGATTACCGAAAAACAAACCCAATAGACCACATTGAATCCCCGAAAATTGGAAGAAAATTACCAGATACACTCTCTATTAAAGACATTGACTCACTCATAAACGCCATTGACCTTTCAAAAGAATATAATGGTGTTAGAATTGGTGAACGTAATAGAGTCATTTTGGAGACATTATATAGTTGCGGACTTCGGGTTAGCGAACTTATTGATTTGAAAATTTCAGATTTGTTCTTTGATGAAGGCTTTATAAAGGTTACCGGTAAGGGTGACAAACAACGTTTTGTGCCTATTGGTTTAAATACTCAAAAATATATTAACATCTGGAAAGATATTAGATCACATATAGATGTTTATCCCGAACATAAGGATACATTATTTCTTAATAATAGAGGGAAAAAGTTGACAAGAGCTATGATATTTACAATCATAAAAAACCTAGCCAAAGATATTAACCTAGGTAAAATAATTTCACCTCATACCTTTAGACATTCTTTCGCGACCCATTTATTAGAAAATGGTGCCGATTTACGCTCCATACAACTCATGCTCGGTCATGAAAGTATAACTACTACTGAAATCTACATGCATATAGATCGATCTCACTTAAAAGATGTGCTTTTAAATCACCATCCTAGAAAATAA
- a CDS encoding porin family protein, which produces MKKIIVITAATFMTLFSANAQSDSKALQLGAKGGVNFSNIDGDDIGDNKSRTSFNVGLVAEIPLTERISFQPELLYSGQGFDIQERDQDNAFDTDDNIEYQLDYIQVPLLFKAYLIKGLSVEAGPQFGFKINEEIDFQPTADGGDVDIDRDDSNVKNFDTSLALGSSYKFDGGFFVSARYTFGLTNIFDDNTVFENVDAKNKVWQFGIGFMF; this is translated from the coding sequence ATGAAAAAAATAATTGTAATTACAGCAGCGACTTTTATGACGCTATTTAGTGCAAATGCACAGTCAGATTCTAAAGCACTTCAGTTAGGAGCTAAAGGAGGTGTAAACTTTTCAAACATCGATGGCGATGACATAGGTGACAACAAATCTAGAACTAGTTTCAATGTTGGTCTAGTTGCCGAAATCCCTTTGACCGAACGTATTTCATTCCAACCAGAGTTATTGTATTCTGGACAAGGTTTCGATATTCAGGAGAGAGATCAAGACAACGCTTTTGATACAGATGATAATATTGAGTACCAATTAGATTACATACAAGTGCCTTTGTTATTTAAAGCGTATTTGATAAAAGGATTGAGTGTTGAAGCTGGTCCACAATTTGGATTTAAAATCAATGAAGAAATAGATTTTCAGCCAACTGCAGATGGTGGAGATGTGGACATCGATAGAGATGATTCCAACGTTAAGAATTTTGATACAAGTTTGGCTTTAGGTTCTTCTTATAAATTTGATGGAGGATTTTTTGTTAGTGCACGTTATACTTTTGGTTTAACTAATATTTTTGATGATAATACAGTCTTTGAAAATGTAGATGCTAAGAACAAGGTATGGCAATTTGGTATTGGCTTTATGTTCTAA
- the aroQ gene encoding type II 3-dehydroquinate dehydratase yields the protein MKKLIIINGPNLNLLGKRETNIYGNLTFTEFFDQTSKKFPNVKLEHYQSNIEGELIDKLQEVGFDYDGIILNAAAYTHTSVGIGDAVKAIETPVIEVHISNTFSREQFRHQSYISPNAKGVILGFGLQSYELAIQSFLNEY from the coding sequence ATGAAGAAACTCATCATCATCAATGGTCCTAACCTGAATCTCTTGGGTAAAAGAGAAACCAATATCTACGGAAATCTAACCTTTACAGAATTTTTTGATCAAACCAGCAAGAAATTTCCAAATGTCAAATTAGAACATTATCAATCTAATATTGAAGGTGAGTTGATCGATAAATTACAGGAAGTAGGTTTTGATTATGATGGTATTATCCTTAATGCAGCAGCTTATACTCATACTTCAGTAGGTATTGGTGATGCTGTAAAAGCTATTGAGACTCCAGTGATTGAAGTTCATATTTCCAACACATTTTCAAGAGAACAGTTTAGGCATCAATCTTATATCTCACCAAATGCAAAAGGTGTGATTTTAGGTTTTGGCCTTCAAAGTTATGAATTGGCAATCCAAAGTTTTTTAAATGAATACTAA
- the msrB gene encoding peptide-methionine (R)-S-oxide reductase MsrB, producing the protein MRKIITLLILGLMFSCNSTAQKKDMKEQKEFPVSKTEAEWKKELSNEEFYVLREEGTERPFTSPLNKEYREGTYHCAACDTPLFESEHKFDSGTGWPSFDREIEGNVAFGTDNKLGYSRNEEHCATCGGHLGHVFNDGPRKTTGKRHCINGVALKFVPAE; encoded by the coding sequence ATGAGAAAAATAATCACGTTACTAATATTGGGACTAATGTTTAGCTGCAATTCAACTGCTCAGAAAAAAGATATGAAAGAGCAAAAGGAATTCCCGGTAAGTAAAACAGAAGCAGAATGGAAAAAAGAACTTTCTAACGAAGAGTTTTACGTTTTAAGAGAAGAAGGAACAGAACGTCCTTTTACAAGTCCGTTAAACAAAGAATACAGAGAAGGAACTTATCATTGCGCAGCTTGTGATACGCCTTTATTTGAAAGCGAGCATAAATTTGATTCTGGCACAGGATGGCCAAGTTTTGACAGAGAAATAGAAGGTAATGTTGCATTTGGTACAGATAATAAATTAGGTTATAGTAGAAACGAAGAACATTGCGCAACATGTGGTGGTCATTTAGGTCATGTGTTTAATGATGGACCTAGAAAAACAACTGGTAAGCGTCACTGCATTAATGGTGTAGCTTTAAAATTTGTTCCTGCGGAATAA
- the glgA gene encoding glycogen synthase, producing the protein MKALFFTREFPPYVYGGAGVHVEYLASELEKLMPIEVRSFGDQDLVSETMKVKGYDYDYDGFNSAEKKLKAIFQTLRTCVNMNVDPIDADVVHCHTWYAHFAGIVAKLCYGVPLVITTHSLEPLRPWKREQLGNGYDASSWIEKTAIEMADAIIAVSKETKEDVLKHFDVDESKVKVIYNGINLKEYRATQETSTLRKFNIDPSKPYVLFVGRITRQKGIIHLVNAIKYIDEDTQIVLCAGAPDTPEIGKEMADSVEEVKKTRKNVIWIADMLPKPEVIQLYSHADVFCCPSIYEPFGIINLEAMACETAVVASAVGGIKEVVIHNETGILVPVQQQDSAPFEPIDPDQFSKDLAEGINSVISNDEKRKAMEKAGRQRVEDVFDWSAIAKEVHQLYKSLKK; encoded by the coding sequence ATGAAAGCATTATTTTTTACAAGAGAATTTCCACCTTATGTTTATGGTGGTGCTGGTGTTCATGTTGAATATTTAGCTTCAGAATTAGAGAAATTAATGCCTATTGAGGTACGTAGTTTTGGAGATCAAGATTTGGTTTCAGAAACCATGAAAGTTAAGGGCTATGATTATGACTATGACGGTTTTAATTCTGCAGAAAAAAAATTAAAGGCCATTTTTCAAACCTTGCGTACGTGTGTTAATATGAATGTCGACCCAATTGATGCAGATGTCGTGCATTGCCATACCTGGTATGCCCATTTTGCTGGAATTGTTGCGAAATTATGTTATGGAGTTCCACTCGTGATCACAACGCATTCCTTAGAACCACTGAGACCTTGGAAAAGAGAACAACTAGGTAATGGTTACGATGCATCTTCGTGGATTGAAAAAACCGCAATTGAGATGGCAGACGCCATTATTGCTGTATCCAAGGAAACCAAAGAAGATGTTTTAAAACATTTTGATGTTGATGAATCTAAAGTAAAGGTCATATATAATGGTATCAATTTAAAAGAATATAGAGCAACTCAAGAAACCTCAACTTTAAGGAAATTTAATATTGATCCTAGCAAGCCCTATGTTCTTTTCGTTGGAAGAATTACCCGTCAAAAAGGAATAATCCATTTAGTAAACGCTATTAAATATATTGATGAAGACACGCAAATTGTATTGTGTGCTGGTGCTCCGGATACTCCGGAAATCGGAAAAGAAATGGCAGATAGCGTTGAAGAAGTCAAAAAAACAAGAAAGAATGTTATTTGGATTGCAGATATGTTGCCAAAACCAGAAGTGATTCAATTATATTCTCATGCAGATGTATTTTGTTGTCCATCTATTTATGAACCCTTCGGAATAATAAATCTTGAAGCCATGGCTTGCGAAACTGCAGTAGTAGCTAGTGCAGTTGGTGGTATCAAAGAAGTGGTCATACATAATGAAACAGGGATTTTGGTCCCTGTCCAGCAACAAGACAGCGCACCATTTGAGCCAATAGATCCCGACCAATTCTCTAAGGATCTTGCAGAGGGTATAAATAGCGTAATTTCAAACGATGAAAAAAGAAAAGCTATGGAAAAAGCAGGTCGACAACGTGTTGAAGATGTTTTTGACTGGTCTGCCATTGCAAAAGAAGTACATCAATTATATAAATCTTTAAAAAAATAA
- the lpdA gene encoding dihydrolipoyl dehydrogenase, translating into MSKYDIIVLGSGPGGYVTAIRASQLGFKTAIVEKESLGGVCLNWGCIPTKALLKSAQVFEYLKHAEDYGLNVSDASHDFDAVVKRSRGVADGMSKGVQFLMKKNKIDVIEGFGKLKTGKKVDVDGKEYSADHIIIATGARSRELPSLPQDGKKVIGYRKAMTLEEQPKKLIVVGSGAIGVEFAYFYNSMGTDVTIVEYLPNVVPVEDEDVSKQLERSFKKSGIKIMTSSEVTHVDTSGKGVKATVKTKKGEEILEADIVLSAVGIKSNIENIGLEDVGIAVDRDKILVNDYYQTNIPGYYAIGDVTPGQALAHVASAEGILCVEKIAGQHVEALDYGNVPGCTYCSPEIASVGLTEKQAKDQGIEIKVGKFPFSASGKASASGAKDGFVKVIFDAKYGEWLGCHMIGAGVTDMIAEAVLGRKLETTGHEVLKAIHPHPTMSEAVMEAVADAYGEVIHL; encoded by the coding sequence ATGAGTAAATACGATATTATAGTACTTGGTAGTGGTCCTGGAGGCTACGTAACAGCAATTAGAGCTTCGCAATTAGGATTTAAAACTGCTATTGTAGAAAAAGAAAGTTTAGGTGGAGTTTGTTTAAATTGGGGATGTATCCCAACCAAAGCACTACTTAAATCTGCACAGGTTTTTGAATACTTAAAACATGCAGAAGATTATGGGCTTAACGTATCAGATGCGTCACATGATTTTGATGCTGTTGTAAAACGTAGTCGCGGTGTTGCAGATGGCATGAGCAAAGGTGTTCAGTTTTTAATGAAAAAAAATAAAATTGACGTTATTGAAGGCTTCGGGAAGTTAAAAACCGGTAAAAAAGTAGACGTTGATGGTAAAGAATATTCCGCAGACCACATTATTATAGCGACAGGAGCACGCTCGCGTGAATTACCTAGCTTGCCACAAGATGGTAAAAAAGTGATTGGTTATAGAAAAGCAATGACCTTAGAAGAGCAACCAAAAAAACTAATCGTTGTAGGTTCTGGAGCTATTGGTGTTGAATTTGCTTACTTCTACAATTCTATGGGAACAGATGTAACTATCGTAGAATATTTACCGAACGTAGTGCCTGTTGAGGATGAAGACGTTTCAAAACAACTAGAGCGTTCATTCAAGAAAAGTGGAATAAAGATTATGACGTCTTCGGAAGTTACTCACGTCGATACTTCTGGAAAAGGAGTCAAAGCTACTGTAAAAACAAAAAAAGGAGAAGAAATCCTAGAAGCAGACATCGTATTATCTGCTGTAGGAATCAAATCAAATATCGAAAACATAGGCTTAGAAGATGTTGGGATCGCTGTAGATCGCGACAAAATCTTAGTTAACGATTACTACCAAACTAATATACCAGGTTACTATGCTATTGGTGATGTAACTCCAGGCCAAGCATTGGCTCACGTTGCTTCTGCCGAAGGTATTTTATGTGTAGAAAAAATTGCTGGACAGCATGTTGAAGCACTTGACTACGGAAATGTGCCAGGTTGCACATACTGTTCTCCAGAAATTGCTAGTGTTGGCCTAACGGAAAAACAAGCCAAAGATCAAGGTATCGAGATCAAGGTTGGCAAATTTCCATTCTCTGCTTCAGGAAAAGCTAGTGCATCTGGTGCAAAAGATGGATTTGTAAAAGTAATCTTCGATGCTAAATATGGCGAATGGTTAGGTTGCCATATGATTGGCGCTGGTGTAACAGATATGATTGCAGAAGCTGTTTTGGGTCGTAAACTAGAAACTACAGGTCATGAAGTATTAAAGGCAATACACCCTCACCCAACAATGAGTGAAGCGGTTATGGAAGCTGTTGCAGATGCTTATGGTGAAGTAATTCATCTTTAG
- a CDS encoding PAS domain-containing sensor histidine kinase, with protein MFWKRKSLNTKDDIENKKTIEELKWKIALENSEIGLWDYNVETEQIFYSKESKKILGFKEHELTNSSVEWNNRVHPDDLETFYNDFNAHTNGSLDTYRNEHRVLCRDGNYKWILNKGKVVERNKAGKPLRIIGTHTDITYRKKKEEESARYLDLITSQNERLHNFTHIVSHNLKTHIGNFKNILEFIDETNSEEEKEDLLNHLRTISESLTSTIVDLDEIISIKTKSNSKDINERINIYNCAEKVINSLEMDIAHNGIAIYNSIRKGDFINANKSYLESIFYNLISNAIKYKSDNRNSKIILQSVHTKDELKILVGDNGIGIDTEKYKNHLFEIYKTFHGTKRNDSRGVGLYITKTQMEAVGGKIKVESKLDEGTTFILSFKK; from the coding sequence ATGTTCTGGAAAAGAAAATCGCTCAATACAAAAGATGATATTGAGAACAAAAAAACAATTGAAGAGTTGAAATGGAAAATCGCCCTAGAAAACTCCGAAATTGGCCTTTGGGACTATAATGTAGAAACCGAACAGATTTTTTATTCTAAAGAATCTAAAAAAATATTGGGCTTTAAAGAGCATGAACTTACCAACTCCTCTGTTGAATGGAACAATCGCGTACATCCAGACGATCTAGAAACTTTTTACAATGACTTCAACGCGCACACCAATGGATCTTTAGACACCTACAGAAACGAACATCGTGTTCTCTGTCGTGATGGTAATTATAAATGGATACTTAACAAAGGGAAAGTAGTTGAACGAAATAAAGCTGGAAAACCGCTTAGAATTATTGGCACACATACAGATATCACTTATAGAAAGAAAAAAGAAGAAGAGTCTGCTCGTTACTTAGACCTTATCACAAGCCAAAATGAAAGATTGCACAACTTTACACATATTGTATCACACAACCTAAAAACACATATCGGAAATTTCAAGAATATTCTTGAGTTTATTGATGAGACAAATTCCGAAGAAGAAAAAGAAGATTTATTAAACCATTTGAGAACGATTTCTGAATCATTGACTTCGACAATTGTAGATTTAGACGAAATTATAAGCATAAAAACCAAATCAAATTCTAAAGACATCAACGAGCGTATCAATATTTATAATTGCGCAGAAAAAGTGATAAACAGTCTGGAAATGGATATTGCGCACAATGGTATTGCTATCTATAATTCCATAAGAAAAGGCGATTTCATTAATGCAAACAAATCATATTTGGAAAGTATTTTTTATAATTTGATTTCTAACGCAATTAAATATAAATCAGACAATCGCAACTCAAAAATCATATTACAGTCGGTCCACACCAAAGATGAGCTTAAAATTTTGGTTGGTGATAATGGGATTGGTATTGATACCGAGAAATACAAAAACCATCTTTTTGAAATTTACAAAACATTTCATGGCACCAAAAGAAACGACTCTCGAGGCGTAGGATTATACATTACCAAAACCCAGATGGAAGCTGTTGGTGGCAAGATCAAGGTAGAAAGTAAATTGGATGAAGGCACTACGTTCATTCTCTCATTTAAAAAGTAA
- a CDS encoding OmpW family outer membrane protein — protein MKKLLLMAAVAVFGLSNVNAQEDLESKTTKGTWLFGTDAGISFASNKTTAEFDGQDAGFESTVSTFSITPSANYFIIDNLAIGLDLLFSSSKEEEEFDGFGETFTDEFKTSTFAAIPNATYFFGDGSFRPYLGAGVGYLSTGSDEDITKFSGLVIKGQGGVAYFINSSVALNFGVEYLNANLKNKEESDFENKSNTFGVGLGFSFFL, from the coding sequence ATGAAAAAATTATTACTTATGGCTGCGGTAGCAGTTTTTGGATTATCTAATGTGAATGCGCAAGAAGACTTAGAAAGTAAAACAACAAAGGGCACTTGGTTGTTTGGTACTGATGCAGGAATTTCTTTCGCATCAAACAAAACCACAGCAGAATTTGATGGACAAGATGCTGGTTTTGAATCAACAGTTTCAACATTTTCAATTACACCTAGTGCAAATTATTTCATTATTGACAATTTAGCGATTGGTTTGGATCTATTATTTTCAAGCAGTAAAGAAGAGGAAGAATTTGATGGATTTGGTGAGACATTCACTGATGAATTTAAAACGAGCACATTTGCAGCAATTCCAAATGCAACTTACTTTTTTGGAGATGGTAGTTTTAGACCATACTTAGGTGCTGGTGTTGGATACTTATCTACAGGATCTGATGAGGATATTACTAAGTTTAGTGGTTTAGTAATTAAAGGTCAAGGTGGTGTAGCGTACTTCATCAATAGCTCTGTAGCATTAAATTTTGGTGTTGAATACTTAAACGCAAATTTAAAGAACAAAGAAGAAAGTGATTTTGAGAACAAATCAAATACTTTTGGCGTAGGACTTGGATTTTCTTTTTTCCTATAA
- a CDS encoding pentapeptide repeat-containing protein codes for MKYVVLIWVALVQMSCATQNSSPNEDRSMKDLIKNSQSVDINDKTINDIVDFTSYVDKHLISEGVYQVNINSNITFKNCIFKKPVIAYKREENGNIVLTSFKGTISFIDCIFKEDVNFRGSSIYGRTDFTGSTFNLNANFEELNCHENAFFNKTIFEGPLRFQNAFFNQKANFMNAGFFDSVSFQSSVFNAELQFSAAKFYKYADLTLIDCRAKVLFNYAEFRDNAELSHSIFFQDFDFVSTKNKTTNFDNCRFLGLARFDKTEVVSSLSFMESYFLLKTPEIEIPSQKLMVSK; via the coding sequence ATGAAATATGTCGTTTTAATATGGGTTGCTTTAGTTCAAATGTCTTGTGCAACGCAGAACTCTTCACCAAATGAAGATCGCAGTATGAAAGATTTAATAAAAAATAGTCAAAGCGTCGATATTAATGATAAAACCATAAATGATATTGTTGATTTTACATCTTATGTAGATAAGCATTTAATTAGTGAAGGCGTTTACCAAGTTAATATAAACTCAAATATTACGTTTAAAAACTGTATTTTCAAAAAGCCAGTGATTGCCTACAAAAGAGAAGAAAATGGCAATATCGTTTTGACCTCTTTTAAAGGGACTATTAGTTTTATTGACTGTATCTTTAAGGAAGACGTAAATTTTAGAGGAAGCAGTATCTACGGAAGAACAGATTTTACAGGATCAACATTTAATTTAAATGCAAATTTTGAAGAGTTAAATTGTCATGAAAACGCTTTTTTCAATAAGACTATTTTTGAAGGTCCACTGCGTTTTCAAAATGCCTTTTTTAATCAAAAAGCGAACTTCATGAATGCAGGGTTTTTTGATAGCGTAAGTTTTCAAAGTAGCGTTTTCAATGCAGAATTACAATTTAGTGCTGCCAAGTTTTATAAATATGCAGACCTTACTTTAATAGATTGTAGAGCAAAAGTTCTTTTTAATTATGCGGAATTTAGGGATAACGCAGAGTTAAGTCACTCGATATTTTTTCAGGATTTTGACTTTGTAAGCACTAAAAACAAAACAACAAATTTTGATAACTGTAGATTTTTGGGGCTGGCACGTTTTGATAAAACCGAAGTGGTTTCATCATTGAGCTTTATGGAAAGTTATTTTTTGTTGAAAACTCCAGAAATTGAGATCCCTTCCCAAAAACTAATGGTTTCAAAATAA
- a CDS encoding porin family protein, which translates to MKKLMLFAAVAAFGLSSVNAQEVKFGAKAGVNFATIGGDVEDADGRTAFHVGGVAEIMISDKFSVQPELLYSAQGLQQKEEFEGFTFESKLKLDYINIPIMAKYYVAEGFSIEAGPQVGFLLSAKEEFEFEGDSEEEDVKDAFNSIDFGAGVGVGYRMDSGLNFSARYVLGLSNIFEDSGDFSAQNNVIQVSVGYFFN; encoded by the coding sequence ATGAAAAAATTAATGTTATTTGCTGCAGTTGCAGCTTTTGGATTATCAAGTGTAAATGCTCAAGAAGTAAAATTTGGAGCTAAAGCAGGTGTTAACTTTGCCACTATTGGTGGTGATGTTGAAGATGCAGACGGTCGTACTGCGTTTCACGTAGGAGGTGTTGCCGAAATCATGATTTCTGACAAGTTTTCAGTTCAACCAGAATTGTTATACTCTGCTCAAGGTCTTCAACAGAAGGAAGAGTTTGAAGGATTTACTTTTGAATCAAAATTAAAGCTAGATTATATTAATATTCCTATCATGGCTAAATATTATGTAGCTGAAGGATTTAGTATTGAAGCAGGTCCTCAAGTAGGGTTTTTATTATCTGCTAAAGAAGAATTTGAATTTGAAGGAGATTCTGAGGAAGAAGATGTTAAAGATGCTTTCAATAGTATCGATTTTGGTGCTGGTGTAGGAGTAGGCTACAGAATGGATAGCGGTTTAAATTTCTCTGCTAGATATGTATTGGGTTTATCTAATATATTTGAAGATTCAGGTGATTTTAGTGCACAAAACAATGTAATTCAAGTATCTGTTGGATATTTCTTCAACTAA
- a CDS encoding glucose-1-phosphate adenylyltransferase codes for MINDKVLSIILGGGQGSRLYPLTESRSKPAVPIAGKYRLVDIPISNCINSDIKRMFVLTQFNSASLNKHIKNTYHFSFFSSAFVDVLAAEQTINSGEWFQGTADAVRQSMHHFMSHEFEYALILSGDQLYQMDFNEMINAHEKSGAEMSIATLPVNEKDATSFGIMKTDEDNIIQSFIEKPDASLLPDWTSNVSDEMKNSGRHYLASMGIYIFNRDLLVKLMKEKGTVDFGKEIIPAAIKKHRTLSYQYEGYWTDIGNIDSFFEANLGLTDDIPKFNLYDNNQRIYTNARILPTSKISGTLLDRTVIADGCIVHAAKIERSVIGIRSRIGSESTVINCYMMGNDYYESLQDVQAQNIQTFMGIGERCFIKNVILDRNCRIGDDVRINGGKHLQDKETDSYVIKEGIVVIKKDAYIPNGTII; via the coding sequence ATGATAAATGACAAGGTATTAAGTATTATACTGGGAGGAGGTCAGGGCTCGAGACTATATCCTTTGACAGAAAGCAGATCAAAACCAGCAGTTCCAATAGCAGGAAAATATAGATTGGTAGATATTCCAATTTCAAACTGTATCAACTCAGATATCAAAAGAATGTTCGTATTGACGCAATTCAATTCGGCTTCTTTAAATAAACACATAAAAAATACCTATCATTTTAGTTTCTTTAGTTCTGCATTTGTAGATGTCTTGGCTGCTGAACAAACCATAAACAGTGGTGAGTGGTTTCAAGGTACAGCAGATGCTGTTCGCCAGAGTATGCACCATTTTATGAGTCATGAATTTGAATATGCCTTAATACTTTCTGGAGATCAATTGTATCAAATGGATTTCAATGAAATGATCAATGCTCACGAAAAAAGCGGAGCAGAAATGTCAATCGCAACATTGCCTGTAAACGAAAAAGATGCTACTTCATTTGGGATTATGAAAACAGATGAAGATAATATAATCCAGTCATTTATAGAAAAACCAGACGCTTCATTATTGCCAGATTGGACTTCTAATGTAAGCGATGAGATGAAAAATAGCGGAAGACATTATCTGGCATCTATGGGTATTTATATTTTTAATAGAGATTTACTGGTTAAGTTGATGAAAGAAAAAGGTACCGTTGATTTTGGCAAAGAGATTATTCCTGCTGCAATAAAAAAACATAGGACCTTAAGCTATCAATATGAAGGTTATTGGACTGATATTGGTAATATAGATTCATTCTTTGAAGCTAATTTGGGTTTAACAGACGATATCCCAAAATTTAATTTGTACGATAATAACCAACGTATTTATACGAATGCGCGTATTCTTCCTACATCTAAAATTTCTGGAACTTTATTAGATAGAACCGTGATTGCAGACGGTTGTATTGTACATGCAGCAAAAATAGAACGCTCGGTCATTGGTATTCGCTCAAGAATTGGATCAGAATCAACAGTGATAAATTGTTACATGATGGGTAACGATTATTATGAGTCTTTACAAGATGTTCAGGCTCAAAATATCCAAACTTTTATGGGTATTGGAGAACGGTGTTTTATTAAAAACGTGATATTAGACAGAAACTGTAGAATAGGCGACGATGTTAGAATTAATGGAGGTAAACATTTACAGGATAAAGAAACCGATAGTTATGTTATTAAAGAAGGTATCGTAGTGATTAAAAAAGATGCTTATATCCCTAACGGAACGATAATTTAA